A portion of the Bifidobacterium lemurum genome contains these proteins:
- a CDS encoding winged helix-turn-helix transcriptional regulator, whose amino-acid sequence MTFASDPATVLPSLALLSHRVRVLPMDADSLIKMPENTILFLDARDDLATAKTLCRLIHASGLSTPIVLVLTEGGFTVVNSQWGIADVVVSTASPAEVEGRLRLVSERGNAPAGAMTGGVGETNTAVEDGQLRSGDLIVDTNGYTASLHGRPIDLAYKEFELLKYLVQHPGRVFTRAQLLQEVWGYDYYGGTRTVDVHIRRLRAKLGGEYEHLIGTVRNVGYRFDPPDDEQEDDAAKAAAAHNK is encoded by the coding sequence ATGACGTTCGCCAGCGATCCCGCCACTGTGCTGCCGTCGTTGGCCCTGCTCTCCCACCGCGTGCGCGTGCTGCCCATGGACGCGGACAGCCTGATCAAAATGCCGGAGAACACGATTCTGTTTCTCGACGCGCGCGACGATCTGGCCACCGCCAAAACGCTTTGCCGACTGATCCACGCCTCCGGCCTGTCCACGCCGATCGTGCTGGTACTGACCGAGGGTGGATTCACCGTGGTCAACTCCCAGTGGGGCATCGCCGACGTGGTGGTGTCCACCGCCTCCCCGGCCGAGGTCGAGGGACGCTTGCGCCTGGTGTCGGAACGCGGCAACGCTCCCGCCGGCGCGATGACGGGCGGGGTCGGCGAGACGAACACGGCCGTCGAGGACGGCCAACTGCGTTCCGGCGATCTGATCGTGGATACCAACGGATACACCGCCTCCCTGCACGGCCGGCCCATCGATCTGGCCTATAAGGAATTCGAACTGCTCAAATACCTGGTGCAGCATCCCGGCCGCGTGTTCACGCGCGCGCAGCTGCTGCAGGAGGTGTGGGGCTACGACTATTACGGCGGCACCCGCACGGTCGACGTGCATATCCGCCGTCTGCGAGCCAAGCTCGGCGGCGAATACGAGCATCTCATCGGCACCGTGCGCAATGTGGGGTACCGTTTCGACCCTCCCGACGACGAGCAGGAGGACGACGCCGCGAAGGCCGCGGCCGCGCACAACAAGTAG